From one Oncorhynchus keta strain PuntledgeMale-10-30-2019 chromosome 30, Oket_V2, whole genome shotgun sequence genomic stretch:
- the LOC118363458 gene encoding cofilin-2-like, translated as MASGVTVTDDVITVFNEMKVRKLQANEDEKKKRKKAVLFCLSEDKKHIILEEGQEILTGDVGVTVQDPYLHFVKMLPPDDCRYALYDATYETKETKKEDLVFIFWAPDGAPLKSKMIYASSKDAIKKKFTGIKHEWQVNGLEDIKDRRTLADKLGGSSVVTLEGSPI; from the exons GCTTCCGGGGTGACAGTGACAGATGACGTTATCACAGTCTTCAACGAGATGAAAGTGCGCAAGTTGCAGGCAAACGAGgatgagaagaagaagaggaagaaggcaGTGCTGTTCTGCCTTAGTGAGGACAAGAAGCACATCATCctggaggagggtcaggagaTCCTGACAGGAGATGTGGGTGTCACCGTCCAGGACCCCTACCTGCACTTCGTCAAGATGCTGCCCCCAGATGACTGCCGTTACGCCCTCTATGACGCCACCTATGAGACCAAGGAGACCAAGAAAGAGGACCTGGTCTTCATCTTCTG GGCCCCAGATGGTGCTCCCCTGAAGAGCAAGATGATCTACGCCAGCTCAAAAGATGCCATCAAGAAGAAGTTCACAG GTATCAAACACGAGTGGCAAGTGAACGGTTTGGAAGACATCAAGGATCGACGCACCCTTGCAGACAAGCTCGGCGGCTCATCGGTAGTCACCCTGGAAGGAAGCCCTATATAA
- the LOC118363459 gene encoding serine protease 23-like, which yields MSPHPNSGLAHPSTSMLLLSLLLPLSLSSRALPHQDPVHLPSLVPHVPLPLSRSLFSAQTQLDFTTHCNASCYHKGEQERRRELLTEQLAFETLYADGSRTLTTMDVEDEDDYEGTISPALQPPPMRGWRVTSRHRRQKRQIYGADGRFNIRGDHFLLDYPFSTAVRISTGCTGVLVSQRHVLTAAHCVHDGKDYVKGARKLRVGFLTPPYINGTKPSQTPTKIPLVRWVRVKSTRVPKGWIQGPQEVSMDFDYALLELRWPHRRPFMRLSVAPSSDDLAGKRIHFSGFDSDRPGELVYRFCPVEDESNDLIYQHCDARPGASGSGVYGRVWDTALERWERKVIGIFSGHQWLEIDGENRDYNVAVRFTPLKFAQICYWVHGNRVDCIQD from the coding sequence ATGTCTCCACATCCAAACTCTGGCCTGGCTCATCCCTCCACCTCAATGCTGCTCCTCtcgctcctcctccccctctctctgtcatcccgAGCCCTCCCTCACCAAGATCCCGTCCACCTCCCTTCACTGGTGCCCCATGTACCCCTgcccctctcccgctctctcttcaGTGCTCAGACTCAATTGGACTTCACCACTCACTGTAACGCCAGCTGCTACCACAAGGGAGAGCAAGAGCGAAGGCGAGAGCTCCTGACTGAGCAGCTGGCCTTCGAGACGCTCTATGCGGATGGTTCTCGTACCCTCACCACTATGGATGTGGAGGACGAGGATGATTATGAGGGAACCATCAGTCCTGCCCTTCAACCACCACCaatgagaggatggagagttACCAGTCGGCACAGGCGTCAGAAACGACAGATTTACGGGGCTGATGGGCGCTTCAACATCCGCGGTGACCACTTCCTGTTGGACTACCCGTTCTCCACAGCCGTGAGGATCTCCACTGGCTGCACCGGGGTCCTGGTGTCTCAACGCCACGTTCTGACCGCTGCCCACTGCGTGCATGATGGGAAGGATTACGTCAAGGGAGCCCGTAAACTGAGGGTGGGCTTCCTGACTCCTCCGTACATCAACGGCACCAAGCCCAGTCAGACCCCCACCAAGATACCCCTGGTGCGCTGGGTCCGGGTCAAAAGCACTCGTGTCCCCAAAGGCTGGATCCAGGGCCCCCAGGAGGTCAGCATGGACTTTGACTACGCCCTCCTGGAACTGCGCTGGCCCCACCGCAGGCCCTTCATGCGTCTGTCTGTGGCTCCTTCCTCTGATGACCTGGCAGGGAAACGCATCCACTTCTCTGGGTTTGACAGTGACAGGCCTGGGGAGCTGGTCTACCGCTTTTGTCCTGTGGAGGATGAGTCTAATGACCTGATCTACCAGCATTGTGATGCCCGGCCGGGGGCCAGCGGCTCGGGGGTGTACGGCCGCGTGTGGGACACGGCTCTGGAACGGTGGGAGAGGAAAGTCATTGGCATCTTCTCTGGACACCAGTGGCTGGAGATTGACGGGGAGAACCGAGACTACAACGTGGCTGTGAGATTCACCCCGCTGAAGTTTGCCCAGATCTGTTACTGGGTGCATGGGAACCGAGTGGACTGTATCCAGGActga